One window from the genome of Phocoena phocoena chromosome 15, mPhoPho1.1, whole genome shotgun sequence encodes:
- the C15H16orf92 gene encoding fertilization-influencing membrane protein translates to MRPWQWAQVWMWLAGLGTVESAPILENAKALARGAESPLFLDRPDFFDYPDSDQARLLALAQFIGERPVIFVDSGSDSRLFHHILVGALVVAFIFLLFQFCTHM, encoded by the exons ATGAGGCCGTGGCAGTGGGCGCAGGTGTGGATGTGGCTGGCTGGGCTGGGGACCGTAGAATCAG CACCCATCCTGGAGAATGCCAAGGCCTTGGCCCGGGGAGCAGAGTCTCCACTCTTCCTAGACAGACCTGACTTCTTTGATTACCCAGACTCGGACCAAGCCAGGCTCCTGGCCCTGGCCCAGTTCATTGGAGAGAGACCTGTCATCTTTGTCGACTCAG GTTCCGACTCCAGGCTCTTCCATCACATCCTGGTGGGCGCTCTGGTGGTGGCCTTCATCTTCCTGCTTTTCCAGTTCTGCACACACATGTAA
- the TLCD3B gene encoding ceramide synthase, whose product MLTPMVAGGVVFPGLFLLSKNTLQRLPQLRWGEADAVIVSARLVSSVQAVMASTAGYIVSTSCKHIIDDQHWLSSAYTQFAVPYFIYDIYAMFLCHWHKHQVKGHGGDEAGTRAPGSTWAAARGYLHKEFLMVLHHAVMVLVCFPLSVVWRQGKGDFFLGCLLMAEVSTPFVCLGKILIQYKQQHTLLHKVNGALMLLSFLCCRVLLFPYLYWAYGRHAGLPLLAVPLAIPAHVNLGAALLLAPQLYWFFLICRGACRLFRPRGSRPPSPCQTQD is encoded by the exons ATGCTGACCCCAATGGTGGCTGGAGGGGTGGTGTTCCCCGGACTCTTCCTGCTCTCCAAGAACACGCTCCAGCGGCTGCCCCAGCTGCGCTGGGGGGAGGCCGACGCGGTCATTGTCTCAGCCAG GCTAGTGTCCTCTGTCCAAGCCGTCATGGCCTCCACAGCTGGCTACATCGTCTCCACCTCCTGCAAGCACATCATAGATGACCA ACACTGGCTTTCCTCTGCCTACACGCAGTTTGCGGTGCCCTACTTCATCTATGACATCTACGCCATGTTCCTCTGTCACTGGCACAAGCACCAGGTCAAGGGGCACGGAGGGGACGAAGCGGGGACCAGAGCCCCGGGCAGCACCTGGGCTGCGGCACGCGGCTACCTGCACAAGGAGTTCCTCATGGTGCTCCACCATGCCGTCATGGTGCTCGTGTGCTTCCCACTGTCCGTG gTGTGGCGTCAAGGCAAGGGAGATTTCTTTCTAGGCTGCTTGCTGATGGCAGAGGTCAGCACCCCCTTCGTCTGCCTTGGCAAGATCCTCATCCAG TACAAGCAGCAGCACACGCTACTGCACAAGGTCAACGGGGCCCTGATGCTGCTCAGCTTCCTCTGCTGCCGGGTGCTGCTCTTCCCCTACCTGTACTGGGCCTACGGGCGGCACGCGGGCCTGCCCCTGCTCGCCGTGCCGCTCGCCATCCCGGCGCACGTCAACCTGGGCGCCGCGCTGCTCCTAGCCCCGCAGCTCTACTGGTTCTTCCTCATCTGCCGCGGGGCCTGCCGCCTCTTCCGGCCCCGGGGCTCCCGGCCGCCCTCCCCCTGTCAGACCCAGGACTGA